Proteins co-encoded in one Candidatus Tectomicrobia bacterium genomic window:
- the map gene encoding type I methionyl aminopeptidase has product MAIMLRSPEEVEKLRASNRAVALVMKELRKVVKAGVTTLELDALAEKLLLDMGAKPAFKGYRGYRHTICASVNEEVVHGIPSKRKLKEGDIISIDIGAKLNGYYGDHAATLPVGQVSGAARRLIRCCEQALVRGIEKARSGNRLFDISHAIQAHAEEAGFSVVRAYVGHGIGTNLHEEPQVPNFGDPGTGPELKPGMVLAIEPMLNAGVADVKVLGDEWTVVTADSKLSAHFEHTLAISDDGPDVLSLAS; this is encoded by the coding sequence ATGGCCATCATGCTTCGCTCTCCGGAGGAGGTGGAGAAGCTCCGGGCCAGCAACCGGGCCGTGGCGCTGGTGATGAAGGAACTGAGAAAAGTCGTGAAGGCGGGAGTGACCACCCTGGAGCTGGACGCCCTGGCCGAGAAGCTCCTTCTCGACATGGGCGCCAAGCCGGCCTTCAAGGGCTACCGGGGTTACAGGCACACCATTTGCGCCTCGGTGAACGAGGAGGTCGTGCATGGCATCCCGTCCAAGCGGAAACTCAAGGAGGGGGACATCATCAGCATCGATATCGGCGCCAAGCTGAACGGCTATTACGGCGACCACGCGGCCACCCTCCCGGTGGGGCAGGTGAGCGGCGCGGCGCGGCGCCTCATCCGCTGCTGCGAGCAGGCCCTCGTGAGAGGGATCGAGAAGGCGCGCTCCGGCAACCGCCTTTTCGACATCTCGCACGCCATCCAGGCGCACGCCGAGGAGGCGGGCTTCTCGGTGGTCCGGGCCTACGTCGGGCACGGCATCGGGACGAACCTTCACGAGGAGCCCCAGGTCCCCAATTTTGGCGATCCCGGGACGGGTCCCGAGCTCAAGCCGGGCATGGTGCTGGCCATTGAGCCGATGCTCAACGCGGGGGTGGCGGACGTGAAGGTGCTCGGCGACGAGTGGACCGTGGTAACGGCCGATTCCAAGCTCTCGGCCCATTTCGAGCACACGCTGGCCATCTCCGATGACGGGCCGGACGTGCTGAGCCTGGCCTCATGA
- the infA gene encoding translation initiation factor IF-1, with the protein MRKPRRSSGGGSRGKGRPPREREERAPKEDVIEIDGVVAETLPNAMFRVEIEGGHKVLAHISGKMRMNFIRILPGDAVKVELSPYDLTRGRITSRYK; encoded by the coding sequence ATGAGAAAGCCGCGCCGGTCGTCCGGGGGTGGCTCCAGGGGGAAGGGGCGCCCCCCGCGCGAGCGCGAGGAAAGGGCGCCGAAAGAGGACGTCATCGAGATCGACGGGGTCGTGGCCGAGACGCTGCCCAACGCCATGTTCCGGGTCGAGATCGAGGGCGGGCACAAGGTGCTGGCGCACATCTCCGGCAAGATGCGGATGAACTTCATCCGGATCCTGCCGGGCGACGCCGTGAAGGTGGAGCTGTCGCCCTACGACCTGACGCGGGGGCGGATCACGAGCCGTTACAAGTAG
- the rpmJ gene encoding 50S ribosomal protein L36, whose amino-acid sequence MKVRSSVKPICDKCKVIRRKGVVRVLCTNPKHKQRQG is encoded by the coding sequence ATGAAAGTGCGCAGTTCGGTGAAGCCTATCTGTGACAAGTGCAAGGTGATTCGGCGCAAGGGCGTCGTCCGCGTCCTCTGCACCAATCCCAAACACAAGCAGCGCCAGGGCTAG